ATTGTTTTCTTAACTTTGATCTGCATCTTTATTTCTTCATTAGAAGGAATCCATTCTTGTTATCGGCGTATTGAAAATATGTCAGAACATTCAAAAATACCGAGATTTAGTTTGGCGGAGAGGGAGGGATTCGAACCCTCGGTACCGGTTTTAGCCGGTACACACGATTTCCAATCGTGCTCCTTAAGCCAGCTCGGACACCTCTCCCTAACTCAAATAAAAAGAATTAAATCAAAAATAAAATTCTAAAACTTCTATTTATTCAAAAATTCACTTAACAATTTATTTACAATCTTAGGATTTGCTTTACCTTTAGTTTTTCTCATAACCTGTCCCATAAAAAATCCGATCAGATTCTTTTTCCCGGCTTTATATCTTTCAACTTCATTAGGATTTTCTGCCAGTACTTCATTCACAACTTTCATCAGCTCATCAGTATCGCTTACCTGAACTAAGCCCTTTTTCCTGACAATTTCTTCAGGTGATTCGTCTGTATCAACAATCTCGTTAAAAATATCTTTTCCAACATTACCAGTTATTGTCCCATTTTTTATCAATTTCAACAATTCTGCGAATGTTTTAGGTTTCAGTTTAATATCCCTGACTGAAATATTTTTATCCTTTAACACCCTCAGAACTTCACTCTGTATCCATTTGCTTGCTAATACAGGATCGTCCAAGTATTTCACAGTTTCTTCAAAATAGTTAGCAAGATATTTATCCGAAGTTAAAATCTCCACATCATATTCTCTCAAATTATATGAATTTAAAAATCTTGCATATTTTTCATCTGGAAGCTCAGGTAGAGCTTTATTTATTTCTTCAATCCATTCCTTTTCAATTTTCATAGGTACCAGGTCAGGTTCTGGAAAGTATCTATAATCATCTGCTTCCTCCTTTGTTCTCATCACTCTCGCTTTTCCTCTATCTTCATCCCAGAGTAATGTCTGTTGTAGAACTTTTCCTCCTTCCTTAAGAATTTCAATCTGTCTGTTAATTTCAAATTCCAGTGCTCTCTCAACACCTCTGAATGAATTCATATTTTTCATTTCAGTTTTTGTCCCTAACTCTTTTACGCCAACTTTTCTGACAGAGATATTCGCATCACACCTGAGACTGCCCTCTTCCATATTGCAATCACTAATTTCAAGATATTCCAGAATCTGCTTTATCTTGGACAAATATAAATATGCTTCTTCAGGAGACGAAATATCAGGTTCTGTAACAATTTCAATAAGTGGGACACCGCACCTATTATAATCGACAAGGGTATAATCACCTTTACCATGTATATGAATAGATTTACCTGCATCCTCTTCAAGGTGTATCCTTCTTATCCTTATCTTTTTATTTTTTCCATTTACTCTAATATTGACATAACCATCATAACATAAAGGCTCTTCATACTGTGATATTTGATAACCTTTTGGTAAATCTGGATAAAAATAGTTTTTCCTGGCAAAACGAGAAAAACCTCTTATCTTGCAATTTGTAGCAAGCCCCATTTTGATAGCAAATTCTACTGCCTTTTTATTCAATACAGGCAAAACTCCCGGCATACCAAGGCATATCGGACAGGTATTGGTATTTGGCTCCGCTCCATACTCATTTTTACATCCGCAGAATATTTTTGTCTCTGTCAAAAGTTGAGCATGAACCTCAAGTCCTATTACAGCTTCATACTGATTACTCATAACCTAATCTCCGAAGATCAATAATTAAAAACGCTTTAAAATAAGTTTTTATAAGAATAAATTCAAACAGTATTTATCAATAATTGATTATTCCCTGATTGTTCATTCTTTATCCAGGATATTACGTACTGCTCTAACAAGCTCATCAAGGTTATACGGTTTCTGAATAAAACCTGCTAATCCCTTTTTAAAGAGTTTCGTTTTTAGAGCAGGATCAATAAATCCACTTACAATGATAACTTTTATATAGGGCTTTATCTCTTTCAATTTGTAGAATACCTCATCTCCACCCATACCAGGAATTCCCATATCAGTAATTACAAGGTCTATTTTCTCTTTATTCTCTTCGAAATACTTCACTGCCTCTGTTCCGTCTGCAACTTTGACCACATTGTAACCCTTTATATTTAAAGTAGCCGCCATCATTTCAAGAATCCCCTCTTCATCTTCAATAATAAGGATCGTCTCACTTCCTCCGGGAATTTTATCAAATTCATCGGTAACTTCTTTCCGCTTTTTTATTTTCTTTTTTAAAACAGGTAAATAAATAGTGAATTTCGTTCCCTTTCCTTCTTCACTCTGTACTTCTATATAACCATTATGGTCTCTAACAATTTTATAAACTATTGAAAGTCCAATACCGGTTCCCTTACTTGGCTCTTTTGTAGTAAAAAATGGATCAAAGATATTATTTAAATGTTCCTTTTTTATTCCAATTCCAGTATCCTTAAACTCAATTTTTATATGATCAATTTTTTTCGCATCCGGGAATTGAGCGATAACTTCTTCACTCTTGATTAAACTCGTACAGATTTCCAGAGTACCACCATCAATCATTGCATCTCTTGCATTTACACATAAATTCATGAATACCCGACGTAGCTGGCTTTCATTTGACAGTGTATCTGGAATATTTTCACCTGGTATAAATTTTACCTCGATACTTTTTGGGAAAGTCTCATTAACTACATTGATAATATCATCTAATAACTGATTGATATTAACAGACTCAAGCTCAGAATCATCTTTTTTTGCAAGATCTAATAACTGTTTTACTATAAATGCTCCTCTTTGTGCGGTTTTTTCAATTATTTCGATTTTCCGTTTCCTGTCTTCGGGCGAATATTCTCTAATTTTCAATAGTGAAGCGTGTCCAAGTATTATACTTAAAATATTATTAAAATCATGAGCAATTCC
The nucleotide sequence above comes from Candidatus Neomarinimicrobiota bacterium. Encoded proteins:
- the gatB gene encoding Asp-tRNA(Asn)/Glu-tRNA(Gln) amidotransferase subunit GatB, encoding MSNQYEAVIGLEVHAQLLTETKIFCGCKNEYGAEPNTNTCPICLGMPGVLPVLNKKAVEFAIKMGLATNCKIRGFSRFARKNYFYPDLPKGYQISQYEEPLCYDGYVNIRVNGKNKKIRIRRIHLEEDAGKSIHIHGKGDYTLVDYNRCGVPLIEIVTEPDISSPEEAYLYLSKIKQILEYLEISDCNMEEGSLRCDANISVRKVGVKELGTKTEMKNMNSFRGVERALEFEINRQIEILKEGGKVLQQTLLWDEDRGKARVMRTKEEADDYRYFPEPDLVPMKIEKEWIEEINKALPELPDEKYARFLNSYNLREYDVEILTSDKYLANYFEETVKYLDDPVLASKWIQSEVLRVLKDKNISVRDIKLKPKTFAELLKLIKNGTITGNVGKDIFNEIVDTDESPEEIVRKKGLVQVSDTDELMKVVNEVLAENPNEVERYKAGKKNLIGFFMGQVMRKTKGKANPKIVNKLLSEFLNK